The Ignavibacteria bacterium genomic interval GAAGTAAATTTAGATAATAAACTATTAGAAGACTACGCTATATATTTTAACGACAGCATAGAAAGCATATTGGACTATGGCCGGGAAAAGTTTTTGATAGAATACAGAAACAGGTTAATCCCTCAGATACAAATCGCAAAGAATATGGGGTTCCGAACGGATTATACTTATTATAAATAATGAGCCAATCATAGAAATTTATCCATTCTCTCTGTGTCCTTTCTTCTTTATCTGAAGCCGAAACTGAAAGGTGCTATAACTATTAAAATATATTTTGTTAAATTTGCATAAAGGGAATTGTTAATCTTAATTCAAAAGAAAATGAGCGAAATTCATACCTTATCTATTGCTGACTTCGATAAAAACTTACTTGGTGAACATAGTAACATAACTGGAGAAGAACTAGCCGTAAGAATAATAAACTATTATTATCATCTTTATAGCTCAATTCTGGAAAAGATTAGCATTTCAGTAACTGAAGAGGAAATAGCAATTCTGTATAATCCTGACAGTCTGGAACCGGCTGACCAGGAGAAATTCAGCCGCGCACTTGCACTTCTTGCAGAAAAAAGCCTGGACGCCGGTAGAACAATACTACTTGAACTTGTCGAAAAATACCCACTAAGTGGTGACATTTTATATAATCTGGGCATGAGCTATAGTGAACAAGGTGACCTAGAGAAGAGCATCAAACCATTAGAAAAAGCCGTTGAAGTAATGCCGTTTTTCTCAAATGCATATGTGGCTTTAGGATACAGCTATGCTGGTCTCAAAAAATACGAAGAGGCTGTAAGATATAATAGATTAGCTTTGATGTACGACAAGAAGAACTTTTATGCATATAGAAATTTGGCCGCATGTTTAAGTAAGTTAGATAGATATGATGAGGCAAGAGAAATCGCAGGAAAGGCACTTGAACTTGAGCCGAATGATCCGCAGGCCATTCTTGGGTATGCTTTAGTGTGTAAATATTTGGGGGATATGCATAATTACTCTAAGAATTTAAAAAAGATCATCGACAATGGAATCAATGAAAGAATATCTAATTATGCCAAATCTGAGTTAAGAAAGCTTGCTGAAAATGAACTGAAATCCAAGGGATTGAGATTAGATGTTGTAATGTATCTCCAGTCAGCAATGCAGTTGTTTAAGAATATGGAAAAAGAAGATATTGGCAAAATTGGACTTTCTGCCGCCATGATGGGAATGAATGGACTTGATATAAATAATCCAGAAAAGAAGTATTTTTTCAAGGAATTGAATAAAGATTTTACTGGACTTCAGCTACTATGCTACATGTATGCAGCTTTTCAGATAGTCGACCCCACTGTGGACGTTGGTATTGACTTATCAAAAGAATATGCAACTGCAAAAGGAATGCTGAATGAATAATTTGGAGCTTATTCCGGCAGTTGAAGAGATTATTGCTTCTATTGAACAACTTACTTCAAAAAAGTTCAATTTTGTTGAGAAAAATGATCTTCCAGTTCTGGCGACCGTAAAAATTGCCAGACGGAGGATGCCCAATCATATTATATACTTTAAGGCTACCGAAGACAAAATAATCAACCATTTAATAGCTCATGAATGCGGACATATAAAAAGAATATATGAGACCCCGGAATATCGAAGAGTCTTATATGCTTCAAATGAAAGAACCAAATCAGAAGCCTATAAAGCTATTTCTGAGAGTAAATCGGTTTTGGTAAGCAGATTTGGGGAAGAGCTAGCCGAAAATATTCTATCAAATTTATTTGATGGAATCATACGCCAGGTCACAAACCAGCCTATTGATTTGATGATAGAGAAATGGATTTATGAAGATTATCCCGGCCTAAGGCAAGTTCAACTTGACTCTTTGATAAATCAAAATAAACAGGCTTTAGCAGGCTTGGCTGAATCTACAAAAGTATTTCCAAAAGTAATTGTTGATGCTTCAAATACACTAAATGCGGCATATGCAGAACAGTTGTCAAGAATTGTAAAATATAAGCTAAATAGGGAATGGAAGAAAAGTCAATACTACGGAAGGTCCAAAGAATTATGTTTACTGCTGGATGTATTAAAGCCTTGGAGCCCTGAAGACGACAATTCAAAAGTTATTGCATGTGCAGAAAATCTTAATATAAAAAGCTGGTTTTTTACTGCCCCATTTGAGGACATACCGGAAGACTATTAAATATATGGGAGATTTATAGAATGCTTTATAGGGTATCTGATTTTTGTGAAGAAGTATCCTCGGATATGAATGGATTGATTGACAGGCTCATTAACCTTACAGGGCGTAGTTCAAATGCAGAAATATCAGCATGGCAAAGTTCTTTACCAAAGGTCTCAAAGATTTTAGCCGGACCTGAACTGGGCAACTACCATATGTATATGGGAGAATCAGGGGGACTTATTCTGGAATATAAGCTTCCTTCAGCATCTTCGTGGTGTGATGTTGTGTTATTGGGAAATGGTAAAATTAATCCGTCAGCAGTAATCATTGAGCTAAAAGATTGGCAGACAAAAGGTGATGAGGAAGGCCCCAGTGAAACTCTAATTAAACATAAGGGGCAGCTTCTGCTCCACCCTTCTGATCAGGTTAGAGGTTATGCAAACTACTGCAAAAGATTCCATTCGGCAGTTATGGATAATCATGCAGACGTATCCGGATGTGTATACTTTACTAGTCAGACTGATATAAATATTTATAGAAGTGGAAAATATACAAATCTGACTTCGGAATTCCCGATATTTTCCCTTGATGAGAATTCTACCTTTACAAACTATTTAACTTCAAAACTCATATCTCCGAACGAACAATTCGCACACAAGTTTGAAAATGGAACATATAGGCAGGATAGAAGCTTGCTTATTCAGGTCGCTAAAAATTTTAAAGAAAAGACTAGCCCTTTTGTTCTTTTAGATGAACAAAGGAAAGGATTTTCGGAGTGTATAAGTATTATTAAAGAAGTTCTTGAAAAAGATGATAAAAAACATGTTGTTATTGTTCAGGGCCCTCCGGGATCCGGAAAATCAGCTTTAGCTGCCAATCTTTGGGCAGAGTGTGTGGAACTTGTTCAGGAGCCTAAAACTGTTGTTTTTACGACTACATCAACATCTCAAAGAAAAAATTGGGAAAGGCATTTTAGGACTACGGGTAAAAATCGTGATGCTAAATATATTGTAAAAAAGTCAAATGATTATAACCCAGGCTTAAATACTAGTGAATGGTTGGAGAGTAAAAGAAACCAAGGACATGCTGTAAAAGTGCAGGATTGGAAAAATAACCTTAAATTATTTGCGAAAGATAATAGAGCAAATCGGGCTCCAGATGACTTATTCTTTATTTCCATTGTAGATGAGGCGCATGCTCTTATTGATCCTGCAAAGCCGGGAGCAGAGGGAATTCCTCCAAGTGGTTGGGTTATTCATGCTGGACCACAAGGATGGCATATAATGAGATGCTCAAGAATAAGCATTTTTCTTATGGATGGTGACCAAAGCTATAGAGATAATGAGACAACAACGAAGGATGACTTAGTTGGATATGCGAAGGATCTTGGAGCAGAAGTCCATGAAATTGATTTAAGCGGAACCCAGTTCAGATGTGCGGGTTCAGTGGAATATGTGAATTGGGTAGATACTATTTTGTTTAACCCCGGTGAAAATTCTCCAACTAACTGGCGTACCTCCAAAGATAATCCGCAGGGGAAATTTATTTTTGAGATAATTGATGAATTAGAAGAGCTTGAAGATACATTATTAAAGAAATTTAAATCTGGAGAGAAAGTCAGATTAGCTGCAAGTTATGCAGTCCCTTGGAAAACAAAAAAAGCAGCTGATCCATATTCCTTGCCTGATAAGGAAAAAGATTTTTGTATTCCAATCAAAACCAATGGGAAAACTAGATATTGGAGTAAGATTTGGAATTATGCACCAAATCAGGATTATACTCATTTCGTCCAGGCTCCTCCTGAAAGTAAAATGCATACAGATCCTCTTGCAGAAGTTGGCTGTCCTTATGTAATAAGAGGATTTGATTATGATTATCTAGGCATTTTGTGGCTTGAAGATCTGGTTTGGAGAAAAGATGCATGGAAGGTTAATCCCGAGCATATTCATGAATCAGCTATAAAAAACTCGAAAGCTAAGGCAAAAAAACAAAAAGGAAATGCTGAGGTAAACGATATACTGATAGAGAAGATACTGAGGGGATACAGAATCCTTCTTACCAGAGCGTTAAAAGGCAAGTACCTTTGGGTAAAAGATGAAGAAACGAGAGAACACCTAAAAGAAATTCTCTATAATGGAAACAATTAATAAATACCGGGATACCCCTAAACTAACAAAAGCCGGGCATTTTAGTGCCTATCTGGTATGTCCGCGGCGGGCCTGGAATGAGTACTATGGACAAAAATCGATAAAGGCAGAGGACCCGGCATATCTCAAGTCTCTCTTTTCTGAAGGGAACAGATTTGAGAAAAAAGTTTACTCAAAGAATTTATTTGCTGATTCTGTAACGATATCCCAAAGACTTAATGAAACAGAACGAATAAAGAAGACAAACGATGAGATAAAATCAAAGAAGCATAAATACATATTTCAGGCTTATTTCAAGACTGCTGATAAAATAGGTATAGCTGATATCCTTGAGAGAACAGAGGAGGGGGGCTACTGTGTTGGTGATATTAAAGCTTCAAAAGAGGTGAGTATTTCATATACGCTGCAAATAATGTGGTATAATGAGCTTTTGTCAGATATACAAAATAAAAATTTCAATAATGGCTTTATAATACTAGGCAATGAAGAAAGAGTAGATATAAATTATGACCTATGCCGTTCCTTATATGAAAGAACCAAATCCGAACTTTATAAATTAAAAGAAATTACTCCATCCGAAATAAGCAGAGTTCCCAAATCACACCTCTGCCGGAATTGTTACAGCTGTCCATGGCGAATTGAATGTATGAGGGAAATTCAAAGTAATAGCGATTTATCACTTATTGAGAGTCTAAGCCGCAAGAAAATATCATTGTTAAACCAGCATGGGATACAAAGCTGGAAAGTTCTAAATGGATTTCCTGATGAGAAACTTTCTGAATTAGGTTTTAACGAAGACGAGCTCTTAAACATCAGAAAATCAATCACTCTGCTTGAAAATGATTTATTCATACTGAGAGAAAAGCTTTCCTATTCTGCACTATCAGATCTGATTCCTATCTCCCTCGACAATATTCACCCTTATGGCCAGGAAATAAAAAAAGTCTATTATCTTGAAGACTCAAAAATTAATGCAGTTGACATTAAAAGGAATGATGGAATAACTTTAATGGATATTCCAGATAGATTAAAAATGCACAAGCTGGCTCTATATGGGACAGATTATACAGAGTTTAAAAGGCTCCTAAGACTAACGGGAAACAGACTGAAAACAATTGATATGTTTTCTGTAATTGAACAGTTTGTGCATGCTCCTTTTTATAATATTGATCTAATATCAGTTGACCAATTTATTAAGAATAAAAATATCTTCAGTAAGAAAACCAAAATCTTACCACCGGAAAGCAGATTGTTAGCTTTGAATAATGTAATAAAATATATTTCTAAATGTGCAAGTTATCAGCAAAATTAAATGATAAAACCTTCAGACATAATTGACTATATAAGTTCCGAACAAGCGGCTGATAATAATGAAGTAGAACTATCAGAATTTCTTTCTAATGAGGCAATTGAAGAAAGGGGTACCGGGAAATTTGGCCTGCAGATTGTTGAAGAAAAGATCAACAAAAGGAACAAAGAATATTATTTCGAATGTAAAGATAACGAATCCAAATTCAGGCCGGGTGATACAGTTTTTATCTTCAATGAACATAAGAAATATGAAGGAAAAATTCTTGAAAGTGACTTTGAACAAATAGTAGTATCGTTGAGCAAAAAAAGTAATTTGGACAGGAACTCAAAATGGTCCATCAAATTACAAACCCAGTTTTTAGCTACCGGAATAATAAACGCTCTTAAAAGTCTTTCCCCTGGTGCCCCGGGCTGGTCGTACTTTTCAGCTGTAACAGGAAATGAAGGATTGCAAAGTAAAGTTATTCCGACTGCGGAAAGTCATAAAAACCTTTCTGCATTAAATAGTTATTTGGAAAAACATGGGGTGGGTTTAGACGAGTCTCAGTATAATGCCATAATTAAATGTCTGGTGATGCCTCGGATCCATGCAGTCCAGGGACCTCCCGGGACAGGAAAATCAACTGTTCTGGCAATTATTGCTGCCATTTTAACTTCTTATGGTAAGCGTGTTGCTGTATTGGCTCCGACTCATCAGGCAGTCAATAATGCCTTAAATACAATTTACTCATTTAATCCTGAAATTGAAATAATAAAAATTGGCGGAGAATTAAAAAACGAAGGGTTAAATGAAGGCGTTAAGCAGGAGGCATTTAACAAATTTGATGATGAATATTCCTTAAGAAATAGGCGTCGAAATCCTCCAATCGTTGGCATGACTTACCACTCGGCGATATTTAATCTGGCTAACCGTGCTAACAGTTTTGCCCCGAATGTGCTTTTAATAGATGAGGCGGGTCAGTTATCTTTGCCATTGGGATCTGTGGCAGGGAGCTGTGGTGCAGGATCAGTAATGCTTTTCGGCGACGACATGCAGATGCCTCCAATATTTTCTTCGGACTTAATAGGTCATAAGTTTTCTGTATCAATTTTCAGGCAGTTGCGGAGATTGGAAGAAAGCTTAATTTCAAAGCTTGAAATCACTTATAGAATGAATTCCGTGTTGTGCAATGTGACGGGTAACTTATTCTACAAGGACACTGAAAGCGGAGGAAGCTTCCTTCGTTCCCACCCTTCAAAAGCGGATCAGAAGTTCAGGCTTAATATTAGTGAGAAAGTAGAACCGATATTTAGACAAATATTGAATTCCGATGATTCTCTGGTGTGGGTCAATACAAGTACAACCGATGACAAGCAGATAAATAAAAATGAGGCGGCTGTATGTGCTGAATTGGTCGATATTTGCCTGAAATCCGGTCTTAATAAAAATGATATTGCAGTCATCACACCTTATAGAAAACAGGCTGCAGAAATCAGGCGTAGAGTATTGAAAAATATTAATGCTGATGAGATCCCCATTATAGATACAGTGGAGAAAGTCCAGGGCGCCAGTGTTGAAATAATTATAATTTCTTTTGTTTCTTCTGATCCCGAATATATTTTTTCTATGAGTAATTTCCTGTTCTCATCGAACAGGATAAATGTATCAGTCAGTCGTGCTAAAACAAAAGCAGTTATATTATGCCCCAAAGAAATGTTAGAGACAGATCCTTCGCACTATGAAGCCTTGGTAGCACAGGATCAGCTAAAAGAAATTAAGTCGTTCTCGAAAACATTCACATATAACTAGAAGTAACTTTCTCTAACTGATAATTATAAATGACTATAATAAAATATGCACAAACCTAAACAATATAAATTTGTAACATTTCGCTTGCAATACTATGTTGACTTTATTAATTTTCTGTCAACTTTCATTAGAAGACAAAAGTTATGAGCAATTTCCATAGCTATAAAGAACGGATGACTGAAATTGAAAAGAAAGCTAAGGCAATCTTAAAAAGGCATAACTTATATTCAATCCCAATTGATCCCGTTGTTTTGGCAAACGTAAATGGCATAAAAGTAAATAATGCTGTTTTCTCCGAGGAAGGAATATCAGGGCTTGTAGCTAAAAGAGGCGACAACGTTTCAATCCTTGTCAAAAACAATGATTCCCCTTACCGGAAGCGTTTTACGATAGCTCATGAGCTCGGTCATGTTTTTCTTCACTTAGCTAAAGATGGAGACTTTGTTGACAATAATCTTGATCTGTTTAGGGATATTGAGGAAAGCGATCTCAATTCTAATGATGCCTCGTTCAGAGAAGTGGAATCAAATTATTTTGCCGCTTGTTTATTAATGCCTCCCGATTTGGTTATTCAAGCTTATAGAGATGATAAAAACCTTAATAGTTTAGCTAATAAATTCAAAGTATCAGAAAGTGCTATGGGTATTCGGTTAAACAAGCTGGGATTACTAAAATGATAGCAACTGTTGATTCTGTCGATTTGCTAAAAAAATATGTGGTCGAAGTAAAGGATCAAGTTAGTTCAGATGAAATAGATAGCTTCGGCAAATTAAATAAAATTCAAAATGAGAGCTTTCGACTTCGTACAATTATCGATTCATGGGACAACCAACAGAGTCAAGATCGAGCTCTAAGAGAATCCTTCGCACGCACCTTAAAATGGGCGTTTTTTATCCAAGCTATTATCATAAATGTTACATTCTTTTTAATTGGATTTGGCGTAATTAAAATTGAACCGTGGGTGGCTAATACCTTTATTATTGCTGTTTTTACAGAACTTACGTCTATGATTTTTATTATTATTAAATATTTATTCCCTAAAGTTAGTACTGAAATATTGGATATAATTCAAAAATTATAAAACAAACTCATGGAGGAGTGAAATGGACCTCCGCAAAGGTATCAATTTAGTTTCCGAGGTTATTAATAATAGACCTAAAGCCTTACGTGAATTTGACCAGATTTACATGAAAGCCGCTGATATGCTTATACAGACAGAGCATATAGGCGAGGTGTTCAATGACAAAGAGATAGTCTTCATTGGTGATGGAGATTCCATTGGACTATGTTTGTCATACCTATTTAATGAGGAAATAATTGAAAAAGGGCCAAAACACGTTCATATTTTAGATTTCGATGAAAGAATTGTTCTGTCTGTTCAGAATTTTGCTGAAAAATTCAAGATCACCGAAAAGATCTCTTCTGAGTTATACAACGTTGCCCATCCTCTTCCTACAACCTGTTGGCAAAAATTTGACGGTTTTTATACTAATCCACCATTTGGAGCAAGTAATGGCGGAAAGAGCATCACTGCTTTTGTCAAACGAGGTATTGAATGCTTAAGAAAAGATGGGTTGGCAAGTATCGTTATTGCTGACTATCCAAAACTTCAATGGACTCAGGAATTACTTTATAAAACAGAAAAGTATCTTATTGATAAATCTTTTGTTATTTCAGAAATTATTCCTGAATTCCACCACTACCATCTAGATGATACACCAGAACTAACTTCCTGTAGCTTAATTGCAAGATTAAGTGTTTTTGAGGAGAAAGGGTATTGCAGCACATGCCTCCCGCAAGATTATGTCGAAGACTTTTATGGGCATGATTTGCCACTTGTCTATAAATATGTAAAAGATAAGACAAATGGCGGTAAGTTAGCTTCGAAAGACCACGAATTATTAAAACTTGAATAAACCTAAAAAGAGGACGAAATGAAAAAATTGCCTGACTCCTTTGTTTTTATGAAGATCGGAAATCATGCAGGTGAAACTTTTGATCAGATTCTAAAAAGGAAAAATTTAGAATTCGAAAAAACTGGGATGATCTTCTGGGGATATGGTGGTGCTGCCTGCCATCCCATAAACCAGGTACAGCCATTTGTTAAGATGGAACTTGCAAAACATAAATCTATTTATTTGGTTATGCATTCTGTAAAGTCTAATGCTAGCCAAGACATGATTCGTGCAGAAGAGTATTCCATTGATGGGGTCAATTGGAGTCCAATACCTGAAGAGATAAATGTAACCGGATCAAGATATGCTATTGTCCTAGATGAAATACAACCAATGAACTTGACCGTAGATCTGAATCATTATGATATTGGTATCGGACCTAGTCGCGGGAAAACTGCTAGTGAATATTTAAGGGCAAGAACAGATAAAGGGTGTCTTGTAAGAAACGAAAAAAAAGATACTGAGAAAATGGATGAAGATGACGCAAGAGGTACTATAAGAAAAGTTGACTTTGCTGCAAAAATAAAAGAACCATATGCAGTTTTATTGAGGTAAAGGTAAATGCCAAATGTAATTTATCTTACTGGGGCTCCTGCATCTGGAAAGGGTACTTTAACGAAAGCATTAAAGTCTCGGAATAAAAGTATTTTATATTTGAGTACGGAAAAGAACTTACTAAAATTGCGAAAAAAAGAAATGCTTCAATTAGGACACAAAACGACCTAAGAAGTCAATCTGCAAATGTAATTACGCCCGAAGATGTAAAAGTATTAAATGAAAGATTAATTAAACTTGTTATGAAACATAGAACCGAGAGAACTGTTATCATAGATTCACATGCAGTCACAAAAGAACAATATGGTTATAGGATTACGGGGTTTTCGGTTAATCAACTTACAATGCAAAATCAGAAAAAATATTGGTATTATATTCTAGCTCAGACATTATTATCAACAGGATATTAGAAAAACCCGCAGGAAGACCTTTAATTACCAAATTTGAAGCGGAATTTCATGCATTTTCACAGGGGGATGTTGCTGCATTTTATGGTTTCACTTTGGGTATTCCAGTCTACTATTTTGACTCCTCTGTGCCAAAATAGACTCTGATTTTAAATATATATTCAAAACTAAACTAAGTTCAATATTGAGTTGAATTATTGTATAAAATTGGTATGCTTAAGTCGGAATAGGAAATTCTAAACATTAATTTATGTAGAAGTAATTACAGGAGATTCCTTAAAAATGAAGGCAAGACGAATATTTACGCCG includes:
- a CDS encoding DUF2075 domain-containing protein, yielding MLYRVSDFCEEVSSDMNGLIDRLINLTGRSSNAEISAWQSSLPKVSKILAGPELGNYHMYMGESGGLILEYKLPSASSWCDVVLLGNGKINPSAVIIELKDWQTKGDEEGPSETLIKHKGQLLLHPSDQVRGYANYCKRFHSAVMDNHADVSGCVYFTSQTDINIYRSGKYTNLTSEFPIFSLDENSTFTNYLTSKLISPNEQFAHKFENGTYRQDRSLLIQVAKNFKEKTSPFVLLDEQRKGFSECISIIKEVLEKDDKKHVVIVQGPPGSGKSALAANLWAECVELVQEPKTVVFTTTSTSQRKNWERHFRTTGKNRDAKYIVKKSNDYNPGLNTSEWLESKRNQGHAVKVQDWKNNLKLFAKDNRANRAPDDLFFISIVDEAHALIDPAKPGAEGIPPSGWVIHAGPQGWHIMRCSRISIFLMDGDQSYRDNETTTKDDLVGYAKDLGAEVHEIDLSGTQFRCAGSVEYVNWVDTILFNPGENSPTNWRTSKDNPQGKFIFEIIDELEELEDTLLKKFKSGEKVRLAASYAVPWKTKKAADPYSLPDKEKDFCIPIKTNGKTRYWSKIWNYAPNQDYTHFVQAPPESKMHTDPLAEVGCPYVIRGFDYDYLGILWLEDLVWRKDAWKVNPEHIHESAIKNSKAKAKKQKGNAEVNDILIEKILRGYRILLTRALKGKYLWVKDEETREHLKEILYNGNN
- a CDS encoding ImmA/IrrE family metallo-endopeptidase; this encodes MTEIEKKAKAILKRHNLYSIPIDPVVLANVNGIKVNNAVFSEEGISGLVAKRGDNVSILVKNNDSPYRKRFTIAHELGHVFLHLAKDGDFVDNNLDLFRDIEESDLNSNDASFREVESNYFAACLLMPPDLVIQAYRDDKNLNSLANKFKVSESAMGIRLNKLGLLK
- a CDS encoding bis-aminopropyl spermidine synthase family protein, yielding MDLRKGINLVSEVINNRPKALREFDQIYMKAADMLIQTEHIGEVFNDKEIVFIGDGDSIGLCLSYLFNEEIIEKGPKHVHILDFDERIVLSVQNFAEKFKITEKISSELYNVAHPLPTTCWQKFDGFYTNPPFGASNGGKSITAFVKRGIECLRKDGLASIVIADYPKLQWTQELLYKTEKYLIDKSFVISEIIPEFHHYHLDDTPELTSCSLIARLSVFEEKGYCSTCLPQDYVEDFYGHDLPLVYKYVKDKTNGGKLASKDHELLKLE
- a CDS encoding tetratricopeptide repeat protein, yielding MSEIHTLSIADFDKNLLGEHSNITGEELAVRIINYYYHLYSSILEKISISVTEEEIAILYNPDSLEPADQEKFSRALALLAEKSLDAGRTILLELVEKYPLSGDILYNLGMSYSEQGDLEKSIKPLEKAVEVMPFFSNAYVALGYSYAGLKKYEEAVRYNRLALMYDKKNFYAYRNLAACLSKLDRYDEAREIAGKALELEPNDPQAILGYALVCKYLGDMHNYSKNLKKIIDNGINERISNYAKSELRKLAENELKSKGLRLDVVMYLQSAMQLFKNMEKEDIGKIGLSAAMMGMNGLDINNPEKKYFFKELNKDFTGLQLLCYMYAAFQIVDPTVDVGIDLSKEYATAKGMLNE
- a CDS encoding AAA family ATPase — encoded protein: MIKPSDIIDYISSEQAADNNEVELSEFLSNEAIEERGTGKFGLQIVEEKINKRNKEYYFECKDNESKFRPGDTVFIFNEHKKYEGKILESDFEQIVVSLSKKSNLDRNSKWSIKLQTQFLATGIINALKSLSPGAPGWSYFSAVTGNEGLQSKVIPTAESHKNLSALNSYLEKHGVGLDESQYNAIIKCLVMPRIHAVQGPPGTGKSTVLAIIAAILTSYGKRVAVLAPTHQAVNNALNTIYSFNPEIEIIKIGGELKNEGLNEGVKQEAFNKFDDEYSLRNRRRNPPIVGMTYHSAIFNLANRANSFAPNVLLIDEAGQLSLPLGSVAGSCGAGSVMLFGDDMQMPPIFSSDLIGHKFSVSIFRQLRRLEESLISKLEITYRMNSVLCNVTGNLFYKDTESGGSFLRSHPSKADQKFRLNISEKVEPIFRQILNSDDSLVWVNTSTTDDKQINKNEAAVCAELVDICLKSGLNKNDIAVITPYRKQAAEIRRRVLKNINADEIPIIDTVEKVQGASVEIIIISFVSSDPEYIFSMSNFLFSSNRINVSVSRAKTKAVILCPKEMLETDPSHYEALVAQDQLKEIKSFSKTFTYN